ATAGAAATATTCTTCTATTAAACttaatttacatttaaataCAAAGGTGCAAAATATGAGTCATATTGAAACATTAAATATGAGTCATATTGAAACATTAAATATGAGTCATATTGAAACAAATAGACTTAAAAAGCGTCAAAGTTATTAGAAAGTAGCCACCGTTTAAGGAAGAAGCATATACATATAATAGCACCGACTTGTGTGATTTTAGCTTTATGTCCAACATTTACAGCTTTTGACATCCTGTACCTTATTGTTTGAGTTGCAATGTGTATTCTTTTGGTTACATTAAGCAGCAGCACGTACCTAAAGATCTGTCATGTTTACATGTTTTTTTTCCTCTAAGAGGATTCTCTCATTTTATATTGGAATCAATTTGTTAGTAAATTTGCCGATATATCTTAAAATAGATCAAGATTGCAAGGCCGGTTCATATAAAAaggagaaaataatttattttcttttttaaattaaagacacgcgtaaaatattttaaaaaataaattatgttcgattaaaattttatataattaattatcgcTCTAAAGTTCTCTCCTCTGAAACTTTCAAATATCCAACTGCTAAACATATTCTTaagttctattttaattatgttttatattcaacaattttatttaaacaCAAAAAGTAGTTGACACCGTATAAATACAACTTGAATATCATTATTAATCTGTAGGGATTTAAGAGTCTTTTAGCATATAGCTCTCCACGTTtaatataaacattaaatttgAGTTAAGGATACGTGTTAATGATACTACAAATAgtcaaataataattatgtcttaaaaacaacaatttttaactttaaaaaaaatgaaatacacaatctttaatctaaattttttaattttaagatattaaatatatattagcaTTTCTCAAAacgtaaatataaatatatttaatgtatgACTACACTAACaattttgtttgtaattttagatatttttgaaTCTTTCGTCGGTCTTGATCACtttaaaaatttgtatattGTCACATTAGGTTTTTCTTCTATAACTAttgttagtaattaatatttattaaataatattattatttgttagaaacaaaaaaaatcaaatatatgatattttttttatcattaactCTTTCACTCTAACCACCAACCAACTCTTATATATACCATATTGTCCATTAGTCGTGAAATTTGGCATGTTAGAAACAAATTTTGCTTTGAAGGTAAATTGATTCATGTTGGTGAGAATAATAGTAAAACGTGGGGTATCATTGAAAAgcgaaaaccctaattggtctccTCCTTCTCAACCATATTACAAGATCAACATTGATTAAGGGTTTTGTTATAGCTGCTACTTTGTGGAGAATTAATGTTTTGACTTGGAGGTGACTATGTTAATGTGGTTTTTGCATTCAAATAACCTCCTAGTGACAAGTCCTATTTTGGGATGGTGGTGAATTGATGATTGTGGTCATTAATTCAATCCTCTTATTTCATTCTTTTCTAATATGACATGTGAAATCAACTACTAATAAAGCAACTCATTCTTTAGctatataagtttattttattacgTCGTTCTGTTTGGATTGAGAATTATCCTAGTAGTATTGCTTTTTTTATTACGTAAACCTCATATTTAGTATACACTCGCTTTACACtccaataaaatttttaatatttaaaattattttacttactttttaaaattataattttttatttatgaattaataatattaattatggtAGGAAAAAGGTGACTATCGtagaattgttaaaattatgACAAATATTATGAAATTGTCAAAGTTATGACAAtgatacatatatttataatttttttatatttatttttcttttatataacaCCATTAATATATCACATTCTTTTATAGTGTCAATGAATGTACAccaataaattttcatatatttatctGAGAGTCAACCATCATTgattctaaaattaattaacaaattacGGATTGTGACAATAACTTATTTCATATACTTCGTCCGTCAATTTATAAAGACGGAGTGTTTTAGGTATACTAAGTCAAACGGATTGTACAGTTAATGTGTACTTATTACTCCGTTCTTTATTATACATAaacaaaatctatttttatttgtaaccaattttaactaatttttttattttttattttatcctttttataatactctttattaattttttgtaacaattttatatacattgattcaataattaaaaaaaaacttttagaTAGACTAATTCTAGATAGATATTGGTAAGTGGAAAAATTACAGAAAATGAATAaggatatttttgtaaatatatatatatttttataaaatcaaaaaatttattaattttattgatttcctTAATAAACGTgcaattgattaaaaaaattataataaaaattagaggGAGTATTAAATTGTCtattgtatataaataaatataattagtgtaattgAGCACACATATTAAATAcgaatatgaaaatataaattttaaactatggtataattatcaattaaaatatataattgaacataacataaaaagttataatttatgtatttataaattacaaattgtcattattttattattaagaatttgatgatataaaaactaaatacaCAGAGTTAAAATAAATAGTGAAACAATTGTAAAAGAATCATACGTTGATACACAACATTTAGCatttcttatatttaataaaatagagttcacataaataaagttcattaaactaaacaaaattaaaatttagcaTTCCCTTGTAAATTCACTGAAATAAAGTTATTTTACATAATaacttaactttataatttaaaattatacatCACGAACAACAAATTGAACCTTTATCATCttgattaaaattaactaattgttgatatgatatatatatcgTTCTCTTGAATTCATTTATTATCTTTTCTTAATCTATATAAAATGGACAACTTTGACAATTATTTTTAGATGGAAGAAGTATAACAAGAATGAATCTATAGCTTTGACTTCCCTCTTGGTTTACCGTATTAATTAGACAATGTGTGACTTGATCCATGGTATTGGGAAAGACAGTCCAAAGTTGTTGTACTAAAAGCTAACATGTGACATATAAACATGATTCGATGCCTATTTATAGAGTCAGATTTTCACATTGGGACGAGATAATTACTCAAACTCTTATTTGCGCTTTGCATTATTGTCTTAGATAAACTATTACTAACACCGAAGAGGTAAAGTTTTAACATCATTAGTTACATCGAAACAAAGAGTTAAATTGTTGAAAACTCTTCGAAGTTTTAGAAAAACACTCTTAAGAATAACCCGTGTTGAGCTTTCTAAATAAATTAAGATGCTAAACATTATTTGCATGAAATgattatatatgttaattataCTAATTAAATATGACTATGTACAGTGATGGATTTAGAAATTTCTTTTGGTGGAGCTAGAAAATAGTCTATGTATTTTGAGTGAAGAAAAATATAGAATCTTTACAAAATACATTACTATAACAACAAACCAAACTCAAATACataaaagtttttatatatTACAATTGTCTTCTACAAgtgttcatattttaaaaatatacaatgattttttattatcaatactatTAAATATATCGGTCTCTATATATGTAATTAAAGAATCATTCAACCgtgtatatttttatatgtttgtaCATTTTATTTGTGACAAAATTCTATCAAAGTGAAAAGTTAGGAGACATTTTATTTGTGACAAAATTCTATCAAAGTGAAAAGTTAGGAGAATCAGTGGATGAAAAGTTACaaagtaaaaagtaaaaatatgaatttgtgCTTAATGGATAAGTGTAGTTAGTAGACTTagtggagaaaaaaaaatttaatagaattataTCAAAGTAAATTTTGATTGTCTTGTGGGGGCTTGAATCCCCAATGTCGTATGTGTACATATGCCCCTAACTAAGTATAATATTATctttatatctatatataagactctcttgtaaaaaaaattgttccttTATGTAAGACACTCTTCAAGTTACAAAGAAGCATTAATTAGTTTTTCACAGATATATCCCTAATTAAATGTAAAGATTTAGAAGactaaataatttttgaagctaaaaatttatttaaaaaatggtaAATCGCCATCATAGTCCATCCGAGTTAGGGCGTTGTCATTTGATCTCTGACTCAGTCAAAACTCCAATTATTTCTCGAATAATCAAAATGCTAGTCAATTTAGTTCTTGACCTTATAACggcaaaaaaatgttttgatagTAAGTTATATCCTTCAAAGATTTTTATGATAGTAAGATGTATCTTTCGAATACTACTTTGATGATtcgataaaaattatatatataacataagttccttttgaatatttttttcttgccTTTGAAATCACATGTAAAAGACTCTTCAGTAACAGTGGAACGATTATGTAAAAGTGTTGACAACCAAAATAGAAGAGATTTGGTAGTTTTGAACATTGTCCTCCTCTAACACCACATCACTCAAAGACCCAacaacacatgtctggatattGAAGATCCTCTCATTGATGATTAGTGTTAGTTGAACCAGATAGATTGAAACCAAATACCTCATGAATTACATTTTTAGGAAATTGTGTAGTTTGGATCTCTGAGTCCTAAATTGTCTTTGGAATGATTTCTAATTTTCCAAAACCAACTAAATCCGAATCATAAGCTCCCTTATGATTCTTATCAATTTTGAactaaacaaatataaattattgaataattgTGATGCCTCTTAGTTCGACATTGGAGATTCGGTAAAAGATATCTcttttgataattaaaaaatagttttgaaaagAAAGTATACATGATAAATTTAATAtgagattttcttttttaatttttgtacatTGGTCGAAGATATCTTATATTTAGAGACGAATATAGCATAAATTACTTCATAAGTGGTAAAAATGACCaataaatattgttattattattattattattattattatttattaatatttgtcggccattttaataataatattgaaccAATTGATCAGTTTGAAGTGgatagtaaaatttatttaaagatgaaTTGTTTAGGAgaatttgagtttgaattttaaataaaaaaaattttgatCGGACTTTACTTATCTTTTTTTGGTTGAACTCCTAATTATCACAGGGACAATTCTATGAGAAGTAAGTGAATtcagataaaaataaatactaatgatattttattgtaaattacAAATTGTAACAAGTGTTCAAATATTGTTGGTGGGTCTACCCAACACTTGCGAGTGtcacaataatatttaaaaattacaaaatgaaaattatcCAACCTAGTAGAAGAAAATATGACATTGATTatgttaatataaatttattatcaaattttaaaagattatttttgtatttaaataattacagaaaaaataaaataaaattataaacaaagtCTAGAAGGTTTTTTTACAATAATGGTTTAGAAggtttgattgatattttatataagaGCAATATGGTAGACATATTATTACAATATTTAGtaaatttttaatgattaaatgatatttaattGCATTAATAGTTGTTTATAATGAggtaaaaagacaaaaaattaacagtataaaaaaaataaaattttaatgaccaattcaagaagaaaaaaatttaaagaattccTTCAGAAAAATGAATCAATTTAAAAGAATGAAGTCGtagttttgttttaatattttgagttaTAGATGTTTTTTAATGAGAGGCACATGGCATGAGGACCCTACCCTTCACATGGCCATGTTCCCTTTCCTCTTCCTTTAAGCCAACGCTCCTCATTTCTCTCCCAAAACTCCTTTCTTTCCCTTATACAATTGTAGGGACATCTTGCTCCTCCTTCTACCGACACTTTTCCTTgtctttctccttttttttaataaataaatccaCCCTCTCCTTCTTcatcatatataaaattaaacctTGCATACTTGTTTTTTCCATCTCCAAAGTCTTCAACATTATCTGAATCAGTGAGAAGATGGAAAACAGTGTGGCATATCAGACTGATCTTAACTTGAAGGCTACTGAGCTTAGATTGGGACTTCCAGGGACAGAGGAAACACTTCTTTCTGTTTCTGTTAAAAACAACAAAAGACCATTGATTGAAACTTCCAAAGAGTGTGATTCAAAAAGTTCTAACACTGATGCAGCACCTCCTTCAAAGTAagtttaacaaaaattaatatcaagacttgttttttctttcatttctatattggaatattgattttttatgatgaatgttttgataTGACAGGGCTAAAATAGTGGGGTGGCCACCAATAAGATCTTATAGGAAGAACAGCTTGCAAGAGGCTGAGGCTTCTGGGATCTATGTGAAAGTGAGCTTGGATGGAGCTCCTTACCTTAGAAAGATTGATTTGAGGGTCTATGGAGGTTACTCACAACTCCTCAAAGCTTTGGAAAATATGTTCAAGTTAACCATAGGTGACTACTCTGAAAAAGAAGGTTATAAAGGATCTGATTATGAACCTACTTATGAAGACAAGGATGGTGATTGGATGTTAGTTGGAGATGTTCCATGGGAGTAagttctctttctctttttctcttttccaTAAATAGACccaaatttgtttaattttgtgGTTGAATGAAAGCTGATAGAACTttacttatttttgttttgtgcaGCATGTTTGTGACTTCTTGCAAAAGACTAAGAATCATGAAAGGATCAGAAGCTAGAGGTATAGGATGTGGTGTTTAGTTCCTATGCAAAAGAGAAGAAGTGTTTTGGTGTGAagggaagaaaaaagaaagaacctAACAGCTTGTGTTCTCGGAAAGAACTAATGAGTTTTTGAATCACTGTAGTGTATGCTATGCTATAAGCATACCTATCTGAAGTTGTGCTCTAAGGAAGGGAAATGGAAGATACAGTGCAGTTTCTTAGTTTCctcaaacatttatttcattctGGTTACTTTTAGCATTCAGGGTTGGATGCTATTCAATCATGTTATTTccactgatttttttttttctacatgtTTCAAATGAGAAATCTCATAGAGATTTGCTTCATGTGAAAGGGATAGAAAAGGGTGATGTTATAGACTATTATTGTTTAATTATCcaagttttttttcttgtattgATGCAAGAATACAGTGTAATATACTACTACTCAAGTGTTGTTGTATAAATTTGTTATATTGAATGGACTTCAAATTAAGCATGTGCCTTTAACTTtgatctttctttttatttgttggtAACTTAATATTCTTTGTTATTGGATGTAAGTTTCATGTCTCATTCATaatcacatatatatatattaaggtAGATTATTACTTGTATTAGGTTAGTGTTTTGTTTGGATCAcatcacatatatatattaactaattaaaatttataacaagataaaattgagttttggTTTGTTAACCTGTTTCTGAAATTGAAATGAGTATTCTTCCCTGCTATCTTATCTTCTTTTTTAAGTTTgggaaaataaattataaaatttataatctcTTAAAGTGATGTTAATGACTGCTAGTTCTATGATGAACAAATAAGATAAATCTTGAGTCATGAACAAGTTTGTTTCTGCTAAGAGTATCCTCAAGCTTGATGagtaataaaacaaaattgatattcatttatttatttatttaaattggttatttatttaaattggtaGCGTATATTGTATAAAAACACAAATTCATAACGATGTAAATCATGAATCtgtaaataaattcaaaacataAGTTAACAGCATAAAACGATATATGTCTATAAATAATGTGACAAAATCAAAGTAATTGAATATCCATGTCTTTGAATCTAGGACTTAGTTATTGGTTGAATCACTAATTGATTTccaatttaaattaaagatacACAACAACAAGAAGAAAATCAAATGAACAATGTATTAagacaaaaaatcaaacaacaatGCATTGTAGCAGAGGCAAGTTTTTTACTTTATCAAAAggtctaaaaaaaaaaattttacttaataaaaatatctcatactttaatgtttttaaaattaaaacatgtaaatcttatatcaattatattaatttagtgatgtcatattaaaatttagaaaattcacTTTAAGCCTTATATTAAAATTCACTTTTGGCCTTCAAATGCGTTGAACAGACCATGAAACAGCAAAATCACAAAAACGAAAACACGAAATAAAATCTTATCTACGTAGAAATCACttatttagattaaaataagagaaaaagatgCACATGAGATATTCTAGGTCAAAAgatgatccaaaatcacttatttccggtgaataaagaagaaaaagtttaaagaaaaaatggaatttttctctatataatttttttctcttttatttttacatttatacttttaattaa
The genomic region above belongs to Cicer arietinum cultivar CDC Frontier isolate Library 1 chromosome 4, Cicar.CDCFrontier_v2.0, whole genome shotgun sequence and contains:
- the LOC101512178 gene encoding auxin-induced protein 22B-like; this translates as MENSVAYQTDLNLKATELRLGLPGTEETLLSVSVKNNKRPLIETSKECDSKSSNTDAAPPSKAKIVGWPPIRSYRKNSLQEAEASGIYVKVSLDGAPYLRKIDLRVYGGYSQLLKALENMFKLTIGDYSEKEGYKGSDYEPTYEDKDGDWMLVGDVPWDMFVTSCKRLRIMKGSEARGIGCGV